A section of the Tamandua tetradactyla isolate mTamTet1 chromosome 4, mTamTet1.pri, whole genome shotgun sequence genome encodes:
- the LOC143679158 gene encoding olfactory receptor 9G19-like — translation MERDNHTVTHFILMGFTTDPVMQLVLFGVFLGVYSVTVVGNNTLIVLICNYSRLHTPMYFFIGNLAFLDLWYSSVYTPKILVTCISEDKSISFVGCVAQFFFSAGLGFSECFLLAAMAYDRYVAISKSLLYSQVMSIKLCAFLVAASYLGGFTNSAIGTKIIFGLEFCGDNIIDDFFCDFLPLEKIACGRKDGFQAAVFFLLTFNVIAPTLFILATYLFIIVIISRIGSTQGRLKAFSTCSSHLTSVTLYYGSILYTYTRPQSSYSLDMGKITSIFYTVVFPMLNPMIYSLRNKDVKEALHKLLK, via the coding sequence ATGGAGAGGGACAATCACACTGTGACTCACTTCATCCTGATGGGCTTCACCACAGATCCCGTGATGCAGTTGGTTCTTTTTGGGGTGTTCCTTGGAGTTTACTCTGTGACTGTGGTGGGAAACAACACTCTCATTGTGTTGATCTGCAATTACTCCCGGCTACACACacccatgtattttttcattgGAAATCTGGCTTTTCTGGATCTGTGGTACTCCTCTGTGTATACCCCAAAGATTCTAGTGACCTGCATCTCTGAAGACAAGAGCATTTCCTTTGTTGGCTGTGTAGCACAGTTCTTCTTCTCTGCCGGGCTGGGCTTcagtgagtgtttcctgttggctgccatggcttatgaccgctatgtggctaTCTCAAAATCACTGCTTTATTCTCAGGTAATGTCCATAAAGCTATGTGCATTTTTGGTGGCTGCCTCATATCTTGGTGGCTTTACTAACTCTGCTATTggcacaaaaataatttttggttTGGAATTCTGTGGGGACAACATCATTGATGActttttctgtgatttccttCCCTTGGAGAAAATTGCTTGTGGCAGGAAAGATGGTTTCCAGGCTGCAGTGTTCTTCCTGCTGACCTTCAATGTCATTGCACCCACTCTGTTCATCCTGGCGACCTACCTCTTCATCATAGTCATCATCTCAAGGATCGGCTCCACCCAGGGCCGCctcaaagccttctccacctgctcctcccacctgaCTTCTGTCACCCTATACTACGGCTCTATTCTCTACACATACACTCGGCCCCAGTCTAGCTATTCACTGGATATGGGAAAAATAACCTCTATATTTTACACTGTGGTGTTCCCCATGTTGAACCCCATGATCTACAGTCTGAGGAATAAGGATGTGAAAGAAGCTCTACATAAACTCCTCAAATAA